In Thermosynechococcus sichuanensis E542, a single genomic region encodes these proteins:
- the rpsF gene encoding 30S ribosomal protein S6 produces MMTRNYETLYIIRPDVGEEQLEQTISQFRTFLEEQDATKIKVQNRGKRRFAYPIKKLREGYYILMTYTAAGTAIAPLERAMRLNENILRFMTIVLEEETDTEEAEDENPVLARA; encoded by the coding sequence ATGATGACACGGAACTACGAAACGCTTTACATTATTCGTCCTGATGTGGGCGAAGAACAACTGGAACAAACCATTAGCCAATTTCGTACTTTTTTAGAAGAACAGGACGCCACAAAGATTAAGGTGCAAAATCGCGGTAAGCGGCGGTTTGCCTACCCGATCAAGAAACTGCGGGAGGGCTACTACATTCTGATGACCTATACCGCTGCTGGGACAGCGATCGCCCCCCTTGAACGCGCCATGCGCCTCAATGAAAACATTCTTCGCTTCATGACGATTGTCCTTGAAGAAGAGACCGACACCGAAGAAGCCGAGGACGAAAATCCTGTTCTTGCCCGTGCCTAA
- a CDS encoding fumarylacetoacetate hydrolase family protein, translating into MVERFVRVQTTGGQIHYGTLQLNREVMIWDAAPWLHGQPTNQVLSPDSYQLLAPCSPSKIVAVGRNYVKHAAEMGDSVPPEPLIFLKPPTTVQAPGCPIWYPPQVKRVDYEGELAVVIGRRTRACPENEALEHIWGYTIANDVTARDLQQREQQWTRAKGFDTFCPLGPWIVREVPSDARLQTFINDAAQPVQSATIDQMVFSPAKLVSFISYVMTLLPGDVVLTGTPAGIGALQVGDRVRVEIEGIGSLLSVVTTPETPWTPPLDPAY; encoded by the coding sequence ATGGTGGAACGGTTTGTGCGGGTGCAGACCACGGGGGGACAGATTCATTACGGCACACTGCAACTCAATCGTGAAGTGATGATTTGGGATGCGGCACCGTGGCTCCACGGCCAACCTACGAACCAAGTCCTCAGTCCCGATAGCTATCAACTGCTGGCTCCCTGCTCCCCCTCAAAAATTGTTGCTGTGGGACGCAACTATGTGAAGCACGCTGCGGAAATGGGCGATAGTGTGCCCCCTGAGCCATTAATTTTTTTGAAACCGCCGACAACAGTTCAAGCCCCCGGCTGTCCCATTTGGTATCCGCCCCAAGTGAAGCGGGTGGACTATGAGGGGGAATTGGCGGTGGTCATTGGTCGTCGCACTCGTGCCTGCCCTGAAAATGAAGCCCTTGAGCATATTTGGGGCTATACGATCGCCAACGATGTCACGGCTCGGGATCTTCAGCAGCGGGAGCAGCAATGGACGCGGGCTAAGGGGTTTGACACCTTTTGCCCCCTAGGGCCTTGGATTGTGCGAGAGGTTCCTAGCGATGCACGACTGCAAACCTTTATCAATGACGCGGCACAACCTGTCCAATCGGCAACGATTGATCAAATGGTTTTCTCTCCGGCAAAGTTGGTGAGTTTCATTAGCTATGTCATGACCCTGCTGCCGGGGGATGTGGTGCTGACGGGGACACCCGCAGGAATTGGTGCATTACAGGTGGGCGATCGCGTGCGCGTGGAAATTGAAGGCATTGGCAGCCTCCTGTCCGTAGTCACAACACCTGAGACCCCTTGGACACCCCCCTTAGATCCCGCCTATTAG
- the cysH gene encoding phosphoadenosine phosphosulfate reductase — MAASVSFDLDALNQRFEGAHPREILAWAVAEIPQGLVQTSAFNVDDMVITDLLYRDLRPNPPVPVLFLDTLHHFPETLEFVQQAKEKYALDLRTYKTPDVDSREAFAARYGDKLWQTNVEQFHHLTKIEPLQRGLAELGTVAWITGRRRDQAVTRANMPYVELDKEGRLKINPLAAWTRKQTWAYVMEHGVIYNPLHDRGYASIGDEPLTTPVAEGEDERAGRWRGMGKTECGIHI; from the coding sequence ATGGCTGCATCCGTAAGCTTTGACCTCGATGCCCTCAACCAACGCTTTGAGGGGGCACATCCCCGTGAAATTCTAGCGTGGGCGGTAGCAGAAATTCCCCAAGGACTGGTGCAGACCAGTGCCTTCAATGTTGATGACATGGTGATTACGGATTTGCTCTACCGCGATCTGCGCCCCAATCCGCCGGTGCCCGTTCTCTTTTTGGATACCCTGCACCACTTTCCAGAGACCCTTGAATTTGTGCAGCAGGCCAAGGAGAAATACGCTCTCGATTTGCGTACCTACAAAACCCCGGATGTGGACAGCCGTGAGGCCTTTGCTGCGCGCTATGGCGACAAACTTTGGCAAACCAATGTTGAGCAGTTTCACCATCTCACTAAAATTGAACCCCTGCAACGGGGCTTAGCGGAACTTGGTACTGTGGCTTGGATTACAGGACGGCGTCGCGATCAGGCGGTCACCCGTGCCAATATGCCCTATGTGGAACTGGACAAAGAGGGTCGTCTGAAAATTAATCCCCTTGCTGCTTGGACGCGCAAACAAACCTGGGCCTACGTGATGGAGCATGGGGTGATTTACAATCCCCTCCACGATCGCGGCTATGCCAGCATTGGTGATGAACCCCTCACTACCCCTGTGGCCGAAGGGGAAGATGAACGGGCGGGTCGCTGGCGCGGCATGGGCAAAACTGAGTGCGGGATCCACATCTAA
- the glyQ gene encoding glycine--tRNA ligase subunit alpha: MYFQDVIATLHQFWAAQGCLIAQPYDVEKGAGTKSPHTFLRALGPEPWAVAYVEPCRRPGDGRYGENPNRYQYYYQYQVLIKPSPDNIQEIYLESLRALGIRPQDHDIRFVEDNWEDAAVGAWGVGWEVWLDGMEVTQFTYFQQCGGLDCRPVSIEITYGLERLTMYLQEVDAIASIRWNSALTYGDVHLQGEIEQSTYNFEASDPERLFTLFSLYQQEAEQLLEKQLVLPSLDYVLKCSHTFNLLDARGVISVAERTRYIGRIRGLARRVAQAYVQQREALGFPLLKEPTAIAS, translated from the coding sequence ATGTACTTTCAGGACGTGATTGCCACGCTGCATCAATTTTGGGCGGCTCAAGGGTGCCTGATTGCCCAGCCCTACGACGTGGAAAAGGGTGCCGGTACCAAAAGCCCCCATACCTTTTTGCGTGCCCTCGGCCCTGAACCTTGGGCAGTGGCCTATGTGGAACCCTGTCGGCGACCGGGAGATGGCCGCTACGGCGAAAACCCCAACCGCTACCAGTACTACTACCAGTACCAAGTACTGATTAAGCCCTCTCCTGACAATATCCAAGAGATCTATTTGGAGTCGCTGCGTGCCCTTGGGATTCGCCCTCAAGACCATGACATTCGCTTTGTTGAGGATAACTGGGAGGATGCTGCTGTTGGCGCGTGGGGGGTGGGCTGGGAGGTTTGGCTTGATGGCATGGAGGTTACGCAGTTTACCTATTTCCAGCAGTGTGGTGGCTTGGATTGTCGGCCGGTGTCCATTGAGATTACCTATGGCTTAGAACGGTTGACAATGTACCTCCAAGAGGTGGACGCGATCGCCAGTATCCGCTGGAACTCCGCTCTGACCTATGGCGATGTCCATCTCCAAGGGGAAATCGAGCAGTCCACGTACAACTTTGAAGCCTCTGATCCGGAACGATTGTTCACCCTTTTTAGTCTCTACCAGCAGGAGGCGGAGCAGCTTCTGGAAAAGCAGTTGGTCTTGCCCAGCTTGGATTATGTGCTTAAGTGTTCCCACACCTTTAACCTGCTGGATGCCCGTGGTGTGATTTCGGTAGCAGAGCGCACTCGCTATATCGGTCGCATTCGTGGACTGGCACGGCGCGTCGCCCAAGCCTATGTCCAACAACGGGAAGCCCTAGGATTTCCACTGCTAAAGGAGCCAACGGCGATCGCCTCCTAA
- a CDS encoding polysaccharide deacetylase family protein — MGRQWHLLGVTVLFAASAAIATDVPRFLSPSKFWGQLVYQVKPLKPEKVVALTFDDGPWGTSTRQVLQILKEEDVKATFFVLGKHALMYPDVIADIVKAGHAVGNHSWSHPYQPVDPEVAKQEIENTSALIAKQSQAQTRLFRPPGGNLTTGLVDYAKSKNYAIILWSVDTHDTRPNTTAADIVERTLKAVKPGSIILLHDGGGDRATTRKALPTLIRRLRQKGYRFVTVPELLQLAVKTPAPKPEPTPTPPPQPTITPTPSPSPVSLPTPESLPSPELTPTPPAPSEPQLEPPRMPPN; from the coding sequence ATGGGACGGCAGTGGCACCTCCTAGGAGTTACTGTTTTGTTTGCGGCATCGGCAGCGATAGCAACAGATGTGCCGCGCTTTCTCAGTCCTAGCAAGTTTTGGGGGCAGTTGGTCTATCAGGTCAAACCCCTCAAACCTGAAAAAGTGGTGGCGCTCACCTTTGATGATGGCCCTTGGGGTACCTCAACCCGCCAAGTGCTGCAAATTCTCAAGGAGGAGGATGTCAAGGCCACCTTTTTTGTTCTTGGCAAGCACGCTCTCATGTACCCCGATGTCATTGCTGACATTGTCAAAGCGGGTCACGCCGTTGGCAACCACAGTTGGAGCCATCCCTATCAGCCCGTTGACCCTGAAGTCGCTAAGCAAGAAATTGAAAACACCTCTGCGCTCATTGCCAAGCAAAGCCAAGCGCAAACACGCCTTTTTCGGCCACCGGGGGGCAATTTAACCACGGGGCTAGTGGATTATGCTAAGTCGAAAAACTACGCCATCATCCTGTGGTCCGTGGATACCCACGACACTCGACCCAACACCACAGCCGCAGATATTGTTGAGCGTACCCTTAAGGCAGTCAAACCGGGCAGTATTATTTTGCTCCACGACGGCGGGGGCGATCGCGCCACGACTCGCAAAGCTCTCCCCACGCTAATTCGTCGCCTGCGGCAAAAAGGTTATCGCTTTGTCACTGTGCCGGAACTGCTGCAACTGGCAGTTAAAACCCCCGCCCCAAAGCCTGAACCGACACCAACACCCCCGCCTCAACCAACAATTACGCCGACACCTAGTCCAAGCCCAGTTTCCCTACCCACCCCAGAAAGCCTGCCCAGTCCTGAGCTGACGCCTACCCCTCCCGCCCCCAGTGAACCGCAATTGGAGCCACCGCGCATGCCGCCCAACTAA
- a CDS encoding flavin prenyltransferase UbiX, with amino-acid sequence MTSSSLPIVLGVTGASGLIYAVRAIKFLLQADYPIQLVASKAVHQVWQAEYGLTLPMQPDKQELFWREQAQVWEGSLTCHRPTDVAAAIASGSFRTLGMVILPCSMSTVAKLAAGLSSDLLERVADVHLKEHRPLVLVPRETPFSLIHLQNLTQLAMAGARIVPAIPAWYHRPQTIEDLVDFVIARALDQLGLDCVPLQRWQGPLS; translated from the coding sequence GTGACCTCCTCTTCTTTACCAATTGTGTTGGGTGTAACAGGTGCCTCTGGTCTGATTTACGCAGTGCGTGCCATTAAATTTCTATTACAAGCGGACTATCCTATTCAATTAGTGGCATCAAAGGCCGTACATCAGGTGTGGCAGGCAGAATATGGCCTCACCCTGCCGATGCAGCCCGATAAGCAGGAACTCTTTTGGCGTGAACAGGCGCAGGTCTGGGAAGGTTCGCTCACCTGTCATCGGCCAACGGATGTGGCAGCGGCGATCGCCAGCGGTTCCTTTCGCACCTTGGGCATGGTGATTCTCCCCTGTAGCATGAGTACGGTCGCCAAGTTGGCGGCAGGCCTGAGTTCCGATCTCCTAGAGCGGGTGGCGGATGTCCACCTCAAGGAACACCGTCCATTGGTGCTGGTGCCCCGCGAAACGCCTTTTAGTCTGATTCACCTGCAAAACCTAACCCAATTGGCAATGGCAGGGGCGCGCATTGTGCCAGCTATCCCGGCGTGGTATCACCGGCCGCAGACCATTGAGGACTTAGTGGATTTTGTGATCGCCCGTGCCCTTGATCAGTTAGGGTTGGATTGTGTGCCTCTGCAACGTTGGCAAGGACCCCTTTCCTAA
- a CDS encoding SDR family oxidoreductase, whose translation MKVAVVGATGRTGQRIINALQASEHQAIAVVRNPAKAQGRWPTVEIRTADVTQPQTLPPALQECGAVICATGASPSLNPLEPLSVDYLGTKNLVDAAKSAHVQQFILVSSLCVSQFFHPLNLFWLILYWKQQAERYLQESGLTYTIVRPGGLKETDDGGFPIIAPADTLFEGSIARSRVAEICVAALGEPSAYNKIFEVVSRPDQTPLAYPELFRSVAAV comes from the coding sequence GTGAAGGTTGCAGTGGTGGGCGCTACTGGTCGTACAGGTCAGCGAATTATCAATGCCCTACAAGCCTCTGAGCATCAGGCGATCGCTGTCGTCCGTAATCCCGCCAAAGCCCAAGGGCGCTGGCCAACGGTAGAGATTCGCACTGCCGATGTTACCCAACCCCAGACGCTGCCCCCGGCGCTGCAAGAGTGTGGCGCCGTGATTTGTGCCACGGGAGCCAGCCCCAGCCTCAACCCCTTGGAACCCCTAAGCGTGGACTATCTCGGCACCAAGAATCTGGTGGATGCGGCTAAATCCGCCCATGTGCAGCAGTTTATTCTCGTCTCCTCCCTGTGTGTCTCGCAATTTTTCCATCCCCTGAACCTTTTTTGGCTGATTTTGTATTGGAAGCAGCAGGCAGAACGTTATCTCCAAGAAAGCGGTCTAACTTACACGATTGTGCGGCCGGGGGGTTTGAAGGAAACCGATGACGGTGGCTTTCCGATCATTGCCCCAGCAGATACCCTCTTTGAGGGGAGTATCGCGCGATCGCGGGTGGCGGAAATCTGTGTCGCTGCCTTGGGCGAGCCGAGTGCCTACAACAAAATTTTTGAGGTGGTGAGCCGTCCCGATCAGACGCCGCTGGCCTATCCAGAGTTATTCCGCTCAGTTGCGGCAGTGTGA